One window of the Spea bombifrons isolate aSpeBom1 chromosome 8, aSpeBom1.2.pri, whole genome shotgun sequence genome contains the following:
- the EHMT2 gene encoding histone-lysine N-methyltransferase EHMT2 isoform X1, with protein METAGERERVQPVREPETDASHERDGLAVSASTKQDDSEAEAAGDNKNATQVNVTLNEDDKVEAEKESVTFSPVARGLSGHASKSLPTPPSSSSSPVTSRAKMSLTGTGKLPHAAQSLAMRLLSITREGGDKVHRARKTIPRAGNVAGEGAFTADGVRREAETEKRDSPDSTQKRSGSSEGKEALANRSIEGTSQPLSPAPGSSRGQGGAETEDWEPEVGTEFSLFYDSLSLEEQGDSDSKEEEEEEEEEGSGNQSERSSSSLKKKNKKKWKMDKAWLKPTRKRKRREREKPGTAVSSAGGSHSEYTEVPLGALDLPNEGTLSPNHTGVCNESSSMDTERFEELPLCSCRMEAPSVDRVCEQANNVCMATESVDGELSGCSVVITKRETMRPSSRVPLMVLCENHRASMVKHHCCPGCGHFCTSGTFLECHPDFRINHRFHKACVSPLNGIIFCPHCGEDASEAEQITIAKADIPVPVPAPSNHDGGGLGRADTTQPSARMRGVGDGKRAVSEDSTVNGSEQGPCIILPSGASLSTIGLPPGPARDALQKALTSQETDSLSQQKRDRRKKIRYNSRQLYLSVKQGELQKVLLMLMDNQDANFLNDQQLKRSSLHAAAQKGSLEMVHILVQAGANFNATDKVLRTPLLEAIVNNHLDVAKYLVQCGACVYHQLKVAKPHNSQLSVESAENRTIEEEDGSTCLHHAAKSGNLEMLNYLLSTGQVNVNAQDNGGWTPIIWAAEHRHIEVIRMLLNRGADVTLQDNEKNICLHWASFTGSADIAEVLLNAQCDIHAVNFHGDTPLHIASREGFIQCVNLFLSRGADTEIRNNEGDTPCDLTLEQTDVWYALQLNRKIRQGISNRAVRTERIISRDIAHGYEPVPIPCVNGVDEELTPDDYKYVSENCETSAMSIDRNITHLQNCSCLDDCSSSNCLCGQLSIRCWYDKDGRLLQEFNKIEPPLIFECNQACACWQTCKNRVVQRGIKVRLQLYRTAKMGWGVRALQAIPQGTFICEYVGELISDAEADVREDDSYLFDLDNKDGEVYCIDARYYGNVSRFINHLCEPNLIPVRVFMSHQDLRFPRIAFFSGRDIRAGEELGFDYGDRFWDIKSKYFTCQCGSERCKHSAEAIALEQSRLARLEVPDSVPAPAPAPQPV; from the exons ATGGAGACGgcgggagaaagagagagg GTCCAGCCGGTAAGGGAGCCGGAGACAGACGCTTCTCATGAGAGGGATGGCTTGGCGGTGTCTGCCAGTACCAAGCAGG ATGATTCTGAAGCAGAAGCCGCTGGggataataaaaatgcaacacaAGTGAATGTGACCCTCAATGAGGATGACAAGGTAGAGGCTGAGAAGGAGAGTGTCACGTTTTCCCCTGTGGCGAGGGGCTTGTCAG GCCATGCCTCCAAGTCCCTCCCCACGCCtccttcctcctcttcctccccgGTCACCAGCAGAGCCAAGATGTCCCTTACTGGGACGGGGAAGCTCCCTCACGCTGCGCAGAGCTTGGCCATGAGGCTACTGAGTATAACCAGGGAAGGAGGAGACAAAGTGCATCGCGCCAGGAAGACCATTCCCCGGGCAGGCAAT GTGGCGGGTGAAGGTGCCTTCACTGCAGATGGAGTGAGACGAGAGGCTGAGACAGAGAAGCGAGACAGTCCAG ACTCCACTCAGAAGAGGTCCGGTTCCTCTGAAGGGAAAGAAGCTTTGGCTAATAGATCGATTGAG GGCACTTCACAACCCCTCTCTCCTGCTCCTGGTTCCTCGCGTGGCCAAGGTGGGGCTGAAACCGAAGACTGGGAGCCCGAGGTCGGGACAGAATTCAGCCTCTTCTATGATAGCCTGTCCCTTGAGGAGCAAGGTGACAGTGACAGCAAG gaggaggaagaggaggaagaagaggaaggatCTGGCAATCAGTCTGAAAGG AGCTCAAGCAGTTTGAAgaaaaagaataagaaaaaatggAAGATGGATAAGGCCTGGCTGAAGCCAACTAGGAAGCGGAAaaggcgagagagagagaagccagGCACAG CTGTCAGCTCTGCTGGGGGATCGCACAGTGAATACACAGAAGTACCTCTTGGAGCTCTGGATCTACCCAATGAAGGGACGCTTTCCCCCAATCACACAG GTGTCTGTAATGAGTCCAGCTCCATGGACACTGAGCGGTTTGAGGAGCTACCTCTTTGCAGCTGCCGCATGGAGGCTCCGAGCGTCGACAGAGTCTGCGAGCAGGCCAATAATGTTTGTATGGCCACGGAGAGTGTGGATGGAGAG CTGAGCGGATGCAGCGTTGTTATAACCAAGCGGGAGACAATGCGGCCATCGAGTCGAGTTCCCCTCATGGTGCTTTGTGAGAATCACCGTGCCAGTATGGTAAAACATCACTGCTGCCCAGGCTGCGGTCATTTCTGTACCAGC GGAACGTTTCTGGAATGCCATCCTGATTTCCGGATTAACCACCGCTTCCACAAGGCTTGCGTCTCCCCCCTGAATGGGATTATTTTCTGCCCTCACTGTGGAGAGGATGCATCAGAAGCTGAGCAAATCACAATAGCGAAGGCAGATATCCCTGTTCCAGTCCCTGCCCCGTCCAACCACGATGGCGGAGGCCTGGGCAGGGCAGACACAACCCAGCCTAG CGCTCGGATGCGTGGAGTGGGGGACGGAAAACGCGCAGTCTCAGAAGACTCCACGGTGAATGGGAGCGAACAAGGTCCTTGCATCATTCTGCCGTCAGGGGCATCTCTCAGTACCATAGGGTTACCGCCGGGACCTGCCCGAGACGCCCTGCAAAAAGCTTTAACGTCCCAGGAAACAGACAG CTTATCTCAACAGAAGAGAGACCGCAGGAAGAAGATTCGCTATAACTCTCGTCAGCTGTACCTGTCTGTGAAGCAAGGAGAGCTACAGAAAGTCTTACTCATGCTCA TGGATAATCAGGATGCCAACTTCCTGAACGATCAGCAGTTAAAGAGAAGTTCTCTCCACGCTGCTGCGCAAAAGGGTAGCTTAGAGATGGTCCACATTTTAGTCCAG GCCGGGGCCAACTTTAATGCCACCGACAAAGTTCTTCGAACCCCTCTCCTAGAAGCCATTGTGAATAACCACCTGGATGTTGCGAAATACCTAGTTCAGTGTGGAGCATGCGTATACCACCAG TTGAAAGTTGCCAAACCCCATAACAGTCAATTAAGTGTGGAATCTGCTGAAAACAGAACGATCGAG GAAGAGGATGGATCCACCTGCCTGCATCACGCGGCCAAGAGCGGCAACCTGGAGATGCTGAACTACTTGCTGTCTACGGGGCAAGTGAATGTGAATGCCCAG GATAACGGTGGCTGGACCCCCATCATCTGGGCAGCAGAGCACCGACATATCGAAGTGATCCGCATGCTGCTGAACCGCGGAGCCGATGTTACCCTGCAGGACAAC GAGAAGAACATTTGCCTGCACTGGGCGTCCTTCACGGGCAGCGCCGACATCGCTGAGGTTTTGCTCAATGCCCAGTGCGACATCCACGCCGTCAACTTCCACGGAGACACTCCGCTGCACATCGCGTCGCGAGAAGGCTTCATCCAATGTGTCAA TCTGTTCCTGTCTCGGGGGGCTGACACAGAAATTCGGAACAACGAGGGCGACACGCCGTGTGACCTGACCCTCGAGCAGACCGATGTCTGGTACGCCTTGCAGCTGAACCGAAAGATCCGCCAAGGGATCAGCAACCGAGCCGTGCGGACAGAGAGGATAATCAGCAG GGACATCGCGCATGGCTACGAACCGGTCCCCATCCCCTGCGTTAATGGAGTGGACGAGGAGTTAACGCCAGACGACTATAAGTATGTGTCAGAGAACTGTGAAACGTCGGCTATGAGCATCGATCGCAACATAACCCACCTGCAG AACTGCAGCTGTCTGGATGATTGCTCCTCTAGCAACTGCCTGTGCGGGCAGCTCAGCATCCGCTGCTGGTATGACAAG GATGGACGCCTTCTTCAAGAATTCAATAAGATCGAGCCGCCGCTCATCTTTGAGTGCAATCAGGCGTGTGCCTGCTGGCAGACCTGCAAAAACCGAGTGGTACAGCGTGGCATTAA GGTCCGGCTCCAGTTGTATCGCACGGCTAAGATGGGTTGGGGCGTCAGAGCTCTTCAGGCCATTCCGCAAGGAACCTTCATCTGCGA GTACGTGGGGGAGCTGATTTCGGATGCAGAAGCTGATGTGAGAGAAGACGattcttatttatttgatctagaCAACAAG GATGGGGAAGTGTACTGCATCGACGCGCGTTACTACGGCAACGTCAGCCGTTTCATTAACCATCTCTGCGAGCCCAACCTGATCCCCGTGCGAGTCTTCATGTCCCATCAGGACCTGCGCTTCCCTCGCATCGCCTTCTTCAGCGGCAGGGATATCCGAGCCGGGGAGGAGCTGGG ATTTGATTACGGCGACCGCTTCTGGGATATTAAGAGTAAATACTTCACGTGCCAGTGCGGGTCGGAGAGGTGCAAACATTCGGCTGAAGCCATCGCCCTGGAGCAGAGCCGCCTCGCCCGCCTGGAGGTCCCTGACTCTGTGCCTGCGCCGGCACCGGCCCCTCAGCCGGTGTGA
- the EHMT2 gene encoding histone-lysine N-methyltransferase EHMT2 isoform X2 has protein sequence METAGERERVQPVREPETDASHERDGLAVSASTKQDDSEAEAAGDNKNATQVNVTLNEDDKVEAEKESVTFSPVARGLSGHASKSLPTPPSSSSSPVTSRAKMSLTGTGKLPHAAQSLAMRLLSITREGGDKVHRARKTIPRAGNVAGEGAFTADGVRREAETEKRDSPDSTQKRSGSSEGKEALANRSIEGTSQPLSPAPGSSRGQGGAETEDWEPEVGTEFSLFYDSLSLEEQGDSDSKEEEEEEEEEGSGNQSERSSSSLKKKNKKKWKMDKAWLKPTRKRKRREREKPGTAVSSAGGSHSEYTEVPLGALDLPNEGTLSPNHTGVCNESSSMDTERFEELPLCSCRMEAPSVDRVCEQANNVCMATESVDGELSGCSVVITKRETMRPSSRVPLMVLCENHRASMVKHHCCPGCGHFCTSGTFLECHPDFRINHRFHKACVSPLNGIIFCPHCGEDASEAEQITIAKADIPVPVPAPSNHDGGGLGRADTTQPSARMRGVGDGKRAVSEDSTVNGSEQGPCIILPSGASLSTIGLPPGPARDALQKALTSQETDSLSQQKRDRRKKIRYNSRQLYLSVKQGELQKVLLMLMDNQDANFLNDQQLKRSSLHAAAQKGSLEMVHILVQAGANFNATDKVLRTPLLEAIVNNHLDVAKYLVQCGACVYHQEEDGSTCLHHAAKSGNLEMLNYLLSTGQVNVNAQDNGGWTPIIWAAEHRHIEVIRMLLNRGADVTLQDNEKNICLHWASFTGSADIAEVLLNAQCDIHAVNFHGDTPLHIASREGFIQCVNLFLSRGADTEIRNNEGDTPCDLTLEQTDVWYALQLNRKIRQGISNRAVRTERIISRDIAHGYEPVPIPCVNGVDEELTPDDYKYVSENCETSAMSIDRNITHLQNCSCLDDCSSSNCLCGQLSIRCWYDKDGRLLQEFNKIEPPLIFECNQACACWQTCKNRVVQRGIKVRLQLYRTAKMGWGVRALQAIPQGTFICEYVGELISDAEADVREDDSYLFDLDNKDGEVYCIDARYYGNVSRFINHLCEPNLIPVRVFMSHQDLRFPRIAFFSGRDIRAGEELGFDYGDRFWDIKSKYFTCQCGSERCKHSAEAIALEQSRLARLEVPDSVPAPAPAPQPV, from the exons ATGGAGACGgcgggagaaagagagagg GTCCAGCCGGTAAGGGAGCCGGAGACAGACGCTTCTCATGAGAGGGATGGCTTGGCGGTGTCTGCCAGTACCAAGCAGG ATGATTCTGAAGCAGAAGCCGCTGGggataataaaaatgcaacacaAGTGAATGTGACCCTCAATGAGGATGACAAGGTAGAGGCTGAGAAGGAGAGTGTCACGTTTTCCCCTGTGGCGAGGGGCTTGTCAG GCCATGCCTCCAAGTCCCTCCCCACGCCtccttcctcctcttcctccccgGTCACCAGCAGAGCCAAGATGTCCCTTACTGGGACGGGGAAGCTCCCTCACGCTGCGCAGAGCTTGGCCATGAGGCTACTGAGTATAACCAGGGAAGGAGGAGACAAAGTGCATCGCGCCAGGAAGACCATTCCCCGGGCAGGCAAT GTGGCGGGTGAAGGTGCCTTCACTGCAGATGGAGTGAGACGAGAGGCTGAGACAGAGAAGCGAGACAGTCCAG ACTCCACTCAGAAGAGGTCCGGTTCCTCTGAAGGGAAAGAAGCTTTGGCTAATAGATCGATTGAG GGCACTTCACAACCCCTCTCTCCTGCTCCTGGTTCCTCGCGTGGCCAAGGTGGGGCTGAAACCGAAGACTGGGAGCCCGAGGTCGGGACAGAATTCAGCCTCTTCTATGATAGCCTGTCCCTTGAGGAGCAAGGTGACAGTGACAGCAAG gaggaggaagaggaggaagaagaggaaggatCTGGCAATCAGTCTGAAAGG AGCTCAAGCAGTTTGAAgaaaaagaataagaaaaaatggAAGATGGATAAGGCCTGGCTGAAGCCAACTAGGAAGCGGAAaaggcgagagagagagaagccagGCACAG CTGTCAGCTCTGCTGGGGGATCGCACAGTGAATACACAGAAGTACCTCTTGGAGCTCTGGATCTACCCAATGAAGGGACGCTTTCCCCCAATCACACAG GTGTCTGTAATGAGTCCAGCTCCATGGACACTGAGCGGTTTGAGGAGCTACCTCTTTGCAGCTGCCGCATGGAGGCTCCGAGCGTCGACAGAGTCTGCGAGCAGGCCAATAATGTTTGTATGGCCACGGAGAGTGTGGATGGAGAG CTGAGCGGATGCAGCGTTGTTATAACCAAGCGGGAGACAATGCGGCCATCGAGTCGAGTTCCCCTCATGGTGCTTTGTGAGAATCACCGTGCCAGTATGGTAAAACATCACTGCTGCCCAGGCTGCGGTCATTTCTGTACCAGC GGAACGTTTCTGGAATGCCATCCTGATTTCCGGATTAACCACCGCTTCCACAAGGCTTGCGTCTCCCCCCTGAATGGGATTATTTTCTGCCCTCACTGTGGAGAGGATGCATCAGAAGCTGAGCAAATCACAATAGCGAAGGCAGATATCCCTGTTCCAGTCCCTGCCCCGTCCAACCACGATGGCGGAGGCCTGGGCAGGGCAGACACAACCCAGCCTAG CGCTCGGATGCGTGGAGTGGGGGACGGAAAACGCGCAGTCTCAGAAGACTCCACGGTGAATGGGAGCGAACAAGGTCCTTGCATCATTCTGCCGTCAGGGGCATCTCTCAGTACCATAGGGTTACCGCCGGGACCTGCCCGAGACGCCCTGCAAAAAGCTTTAACGTCCCAGGAAACAGACAG CTTATCTCAACAGAAGAGAGACCGCAGGAAGAAGATTCGCTATAACTCTCGTCAGCTGTACCTGTCTGTGAAGCAAGGAGAGCTACAGAAAGTCTTACTCATGCTCA TGGATAATCAGGATGCCAACTTCCTGAACGATCAGCAGTTAAAGAGAAGTTCTCTCCACGCTGCTGCGCAAAAGGGTAGCTTAGAGATGGTCCACATTTTAGTCCAG GCCGGGGCCAACTTTAATGCCACCGACAAAGTTCTTCGAACCCCTCTCCTAGAAGCCATTGTGAATAACCACCTGGATGTTGCGAAATACCTAGTTCAGTGTGGAGCATGCGTATACCACCAG GAAGAGGATGGATCCACCTGCCTGCATCACGCGGCCAAGAGCGGCAACCTGGAGATGCTGAACTACTTGCTGTCTACGGGGCAAGTGAATGTGAATGCCCAG GATAACGGTGGCTGGACCCCCATCATCTGGGCAGCAGAGCACCGACATATCGAAGTGATCCGCATGCTGCTGAACCGCGGAGCCGATGTTACCCTGCAGGACAAC GAGAAGAACATTTGCCTGCACTGGGCGTCCTTCACGGGCAGCGCCGACATCGCTGAGGTTTTGCTCAATGCCCAGTGCGACATCCACGCCGTCAACTTCCACGGAGACACTCCGCTGCACATCGCGTCGCGAGAAGGCTTCATCCAATGTGTCAA TCTGTTCCTGTCTCGGGGGGCTGACACAGAAATTCGGAACAACGAGGGCGACACGCCGTGTGACCTGACCCTCGAGCAGACCGATGTCTGGTACGCCTTGCAGCTGAACCGAAAGATCCGCCAAGGGATCAGCAACCGAGCCGTGCGGACAGAGAGGATAATCAGCAG GGACATCGCGCATGGCTACGAACCGGTCCCCATCCCCTGCGTTAATGGAGTGGACGAGGAGTTAACGCCAGACGACTATAAGTATGTGTCAGAGAACTGTGAAACGTCGGCTATGAGCATCGATCGCAACATAACCCACCTGCAG AACTGCAGCTGTCTGGATGATTGCTCCTCTAGCAACTGCCTGTGCGGGCAGCTCAGCATCCGCTGCTGGTATGACAAG GATGGACGCCTTCTTCAAGAATTCAATAAGATCGAGCCGCCGCTCATCTTTGAGTGCAATCAGGCGTGTGCCTGCTGGCAGACCTGCAAAAACCGAGTGGTACAGCGTGGCATTAA GGTCCGGCTCCAGTTGTATCGCACGGCTAAGATGGGTTGGGGCGTCAGAGCTCTTCAGGCCATTCCGCAAGGAACCTTCATCTGCGA GTACGTGGGGGAGCTGATTTCGGATGCAGAAGCTGATGTGAGAGAAGACGattcttatttatttgatctagaCAACAAG GATGGGGAAGTGTACTGCATCGACGCGCGTTACTACGGCAACGTCAGCCGTTTCATTAACCATCTCTGCGAGCCCAACCTGATCCCCGTGCGAGTCTTCATGTCCCATCAGGACCTGCGCTTCCCTCGCATCGCCTTCTTCAGCGGCAGGGATATCCGAGCCGGGGAGGAGCTGGG ATTTGATTACGGCGACCGCTTCTGGGATATTAAGAGTAAATACTTCACGTGCCAGTGCGGGTCGGAGAGGTGCAAACATTCGGCTGAAGCCATCGCCCTGGAGCAGAGCCGCCTCGCCCGCCTGGAGGTCCCTGACTCTGTGCCTGCGCCGGCACCGGCCCCTCAGCCGGTGTGA
- the ZBTB12 gene encoding zinc finger and BTB domain-containing protein 12 yields MASSPDILRFQLPGHEEAALRSMNQLRSEERFCDVTVLSDGLKFRGHRVVLAACSPFLRDQFLLNPGSELQVSMMHGPRVVSDLLLSCYTGLLEFSVRDIVNYLTAASYLQMEHVVEKCRQALTQFIEPKIGLRGPNKVMSSRAPTTTMRPMHPFEKSRPRKAEARPAMESEEEMLLMPEEDECEDEEEEEGSSSDICIVKVEAGMGGGKGARSWGKAAEEQSSLAQQEEALVNSTVEGGEPGDGNGQQSGILKAIYSDEVEGGEGVLIIPSSYHEEEEEVLDGGTGGCQSSVLVDGGSRSALGGLGGTSCSVIIGDARFGNRQSVRCCKCDEVFQGVEKLVFHMRAQHFVFMCPRCGKQFNHSSNLNRHMNVHRGVKSHTCHLCGKCFTQKSTLHDHLNLHSGERPYRCSYCDVRFAHKPAIRRHLKEQHGKTTAQNVLEAGMAEINVVVG; encoded by the coding sequence ATGGCCTCTTCTCCTGACATTCTACGCTTCCAACTTCCTGGCCACGAGGAAGCCGCGCTGCGAAGTATGAACCAGCTGCGTTCGGAGGAACGTTTTTGCGACGTGACCGTTCTATCTGACGGACTGAAGTTCAGGGGCCACCGCGTGGTTTTGGCCGCGTGTTCTCCTTTCCTCAGagatcagtttttattaaacccCGGCTCCGAGTTACAGGTATCCATGATGCATGGACCCAGGGTGGTCTCGGACCTTCTCCTTTCCTGTTACACAGGTCTCCTAGAGTTCTCGGTGAGGGACATCGTGAATTATTTGACGGCCGCCAGCTACCTCCAGATGGAGCACGTGGTGGAGAAATGCCGTCAGGCTCTCACGCAGTTCATTGAGCCAAAAATTGGGTTGAGGGGTCCTAACAAAGTCATGTCCTCTCGCGCACCAACCACGACGATGCGTCCGATGCATCCCTTCGAGAAAAGTAGGCCTCGCAAGGCTGAGGCCAGACCGGCAATGGAGAGCGAGGAAGAGATGTTGTTGATGCCTGAAGAGGATGAATGTGAAGacgaagaggaagaagaagggtCATCTTCGGACATCTGTATCGTGAAAGTGGAGGCCGGCATGGGAGGAGGGAAGGGAGCTCGATCTTGGGGAAAGGCAGCAGAGGAGCAGAGTTCTTTGGCACAACAAGAAGAGGCTTTAGTTAATTCCACCGTGGAAGGAGGAGAACCTGGTGATGGGAATGGCCAACAGAGTGGAATTTTGAAGGCCATATACAGCGATGAGGTGGAAGGAGGAGAGGGAGTGCTGATTATCCCCAGCAGCTATCacgaggaagaagaagaggtccTAGATGGAGGAACCGGCGGCTGCCAAAGCAGCGTCCTGGTAGATGGAGGCTCAAGGAGCGCCCTCGGTGGATTAGGAGGCACGTCGTGTTCGGTGATCATCGGGGACGCCAGGTTTGGCAACAGACAATCGGTTAGGTGCTGTAAGTGCGATGAGGTTTTCCAAGGGGTGGAGAAGCTGGTTTTCCACATGCGGGCGCAGCACTTCGTCTTCATGTGTCCGCGCTGCGGCAAACAGTTCAACCACAGCAGCAACCTCAACCGCCACATGAACGTGCATCGGGGAGTGAAGTCCCACACGTGCCACTTGTGCGGGAAATGTTTCACGCAGAAGTCCACGCTCCACGACCATCTCAACCTGCACAGCGGCGAAAGGCCGTATCGGTGTTCCTACTGCGACGTGAGGTTCGCCCACAAGCCGGCCATACGCCGCCACCTGAAAGAGCAGCACGGGAAGACCACGGCGCAGAACGTCTTAGAGGCCGGCATGGCCGAGATCAACGTGGTGGTGGGGTGA